In the Primulina eburnea isolate SZY01 chromosome 15, ASM2296580v1, whole genome shotgun sequence genome, aagtaatattttttcattgatgacccaaataaaagatttgtctcacaaaatatgacctttACGATCGTCTCACACAGATTTTTGCCTATCCTGAAATGATTTATCTATGGGTTTTGCAGTGCTCATTAGAATAAGAAACTATTACAATCATCAttaataaacaataataatacaaataacaACCAACAATTAATGCACAAACACAACCCACACAAACGAGACTTAAACCCAAAACCTCTTGGACATGGCCTCAAGACAACTTGTACCAAGAGATCCTTGATACAGTGGCAAGGTTTCTCAGGGGACCGTTTCATGCCGAGCAAACGAGATGCAGTATTTGGTTCATGTTTGTGTTAGTTTGGCCACGATTGAGACCTCTGACTTTGAAGATCAAAACCAGATGTAGATTGAAATTGCGTTTTTTACTTAACCCTTGTACTATTAAACCTACAAAAAATGAAATACGTATGATAGTACCCTCGGTTCCTAGACACGGTTTTCCAATTGAAATACATGTAATAATTAATGAACTTGTATGCTAAAACATTTGGGAACTAATTACCTAATAAAGAAGCTTAACACCAGAAATCATTACTTGTGAACTCTTCTACAAAGAAAGTTGCATTACGAATTACAAACAAAAGATAACAGAATTGAGCTAAACAAAACTGATCGAAACTCATCAGTTGAGGTAAAACAAGTGCCTTCCCCACACCTTTCAAACATATTTAAGATATAAATCTTGGACTATTTCATTGTCCAACTGTACATATCTAAAGACTATTTTCCCCATTGCTATTCAGGACTTGCACAGCAGAGCATCAAAATAAGCTCCCATGTCCAAAGAAAGTCAAATCATGTAAAATACAAAAGACCAACTTACAACCTCTTCCACCATATGCCAAGAAGAAGATGAAACTCTTATTTTGAAATGCAAATGTAATATAGGTGTAACCACTGATCCATTCCCTGCTTGAGGCAAGGCTTACCGTATTCAAGAATCTGCAAAACCATGAAACATTGCCACTCATCGCTCATGCATTTACAAGTTCACTTCCTCAAACCTGACTGCTAGAACCCAAAACAGGCATAGATCGCTGGGAAAATTCTAACAGAAGTTTTCTCTGCTGCTCATTAGTGTGAGGAAGACTTGCTCGCAACAGTTCAACAGGCATTTCTCTACTAATTGCTTTGGCTACATCAGACCCAACATCAGGTGTGTCTGGTGAGCCCTGGATGACAGATTGAACAACAGAGTCATATTTATTAAAGCAATAGTTAGTAAGAAGGCTAAAGAAGGCATCAAATGAAGCCTGCCAAAAAGACCGGTTCGGTATGCTGCAGTTGCCAGCAGCTTGAGGGTCAGTCAAAAGCTTAGTTGCCCTATCAAGGACAGATTTCAGAAGAACTGTTGCTCCATCTCCAGAAGGACTCCCAGTGGGACGAAGAGGAGGATGCTCCACCGAACATACCACTGAAGCGAGACAGGCAGCAAGAGAATTAAGTTCCATACCACGAACACATGATGATACAGCGATTGCAAGGTTTGCAGTTGATGCAAAAGTCTCAGGATCAGTAGGAACATTACCAAACAAGAACCTTAAATGGCGGAAGATGGCCATGCAGACTACTCGAGTGAGTTCGCCTGGCAAAAGAACTTGAAGATACCTCAACAAAAGCTTCCTACCCTTAGGAAGAGAGACTAACCTTAAGAACACAAAGTCATCTTTGGGAGCTAAATCTACGGTGTGGCCATTTTTCCCTAGCGGATCAACAAGCTGAAGTGATGATGCTAAACCTTCCAGTAAAACTTGTCTCCTCTGCCTCAACAGGACCCCACCATCACGCAGTTGATTAAACTGTAAAAATCTGTCAATATCGTCAACATCAAGTAAAAGGCAGATGCCATCCTCAATAGTCACCCTGGCAGCAAGCATAGGTTCCTGTTCCAGGGGCTTCTCCGTGAATTTTGATTCAGCCCCAACGACACAAGATGAATTTGAGGAGTCAACTTCAAGAAGCGGTCGAGGTCTGCGTATTGAAGAGAAGGAAACCCGTCCAAGAGCATCAACCTGGAGAAAAGGATGTGGCTCAGCACTAGAACGAGCTCTGGCAGGTCCATCACTCAAATTAGTTGGGCAGAAATGATGTCTCAATTTGGCATCCTCAGATTTTCTTGCTAGGCAAGCTTGATGATAATAATCATCAACATATGGATCATTACTATGAGTAGCAGCAAGCTGCAACCTAAGAACATTTTCAATTTCATCTGTAGACATATACTTGCCCTTGAACCTTGGCCACCCACTCTGAACCTTCTGGCCACTTGTGTCGTAACCCTGAGGAGGATAGCGCATTCCCTGTCTACTTCTCATCATTGGCATGGCCCTTTGATCTCTCAAATCAGGGGATCCAATCATTTCAAAGTTGTTCATCATTGGTGGCGACACAGATAAGTGAGGATTAAAAAGTTGAGGTTGCAACCCAGATAATTGGGTAAAGGCAGGCTGAAATGGATGGTGCATTCTAGTTTGCAAAGTACGTTGGTGAGACATTATCTGCGGAGGCACTAAACCATTTTGATTCGATAATGGTTGGGGTAAAACATTATTTGGGAGACCAGACcgatcaccaagaaattgactaCTCTGATTCATCCATTGATTTTGGAGTCGACCATGAGGCATCTGAGGCAAATTTCCACCAAATTGTGACGCATGAGTCGAGGTATTTAATTGAAGATGCGGATTAGGAAACggtaaaatattggaagaagAAATCGGTATTTGCAAACCACCAGGTTGATACATAATATTAGCGTGGATAGACTGGCCATTTGGTGAATCTTGCTGTAATCTGCCAGGTGGTGGATACGAAGTGAATGCTGATTTTGGAATTAGAATTGGCTCACTAGAAAAGTGATTGTGTTGGTTTTGTTGTTGATGTGGATGCTGCTGCGGTTCAGGATGTGAAGATGTCCTGAGCAGAGAATTGGATTCCATGACACGTGCAGAGGAATATGGTTGTGAGGACCAGTTTTCAGTACCATGGCCAGTTTCAGTATCAAGAGCTTGTCGATCAAACCAAGAGAAATCTCCCTCCTGTGCCCACTCAGCAGCAGATGAGCCTGCGGCAAAATTGCATTAGTGCAACAGAAAATATGGCAACATACTGACAAACAAAGAAGTCTTTCAATCACGAAACCTGTTGTATATCAGATATCTGTAGTTTAACTTATTTTCCTGTCACTGTCTTTTATTATGCATGTTAGACAGGGAAAAGTGTGAAACTATAAATCATGAAAGATAAACTGGAATTAGACGCACAGAAATACACACCCGCATCTCTAGATCGATTCCAAGTGAAACGGTCCTTCGTTAAAGAAAACCGAAGTTCAGcgcaaaacaaaataaattcttaCAAATTAGAATAACTGAAGCACACTAAAGACAACTGACAAAATACAGCGGAAGATGTGCAACTTTAGAGGTGTTGACTGAATCATGTGAAATTCTGAGACAAAAATAAGGGCTGCTCTAGACCTCAAACAGTAAGAACCTCACATAAATTTAAATAACCTCACATAAATTTAAATCATTAATTGTTTATGGCGGATAGGGATGAGCCACTCACAACTCAACTACACCATTTTTAGCAATTAAGACTATCACGATGATCCCAAATCTGATAAAAGTCAAAGTAAGTGATGCCATTTTACCAGAGTTCAAGAAAAACAAATTAATCAACCCCTTGCAACTATCATAGGACATTGCGGTTGCTAATGCCAAGTAAATACTAAATACAACAATCAAACAGCAAGAATAACTTTGATTACACATACTTTCTCTAGGTCCCCAGTCTCCAACTACTCCAGCTGGCCCGCTGACAGCTATGTTCAACTGCGCATACAAAAGCAAATGAATATAAAAATTTCACAAGAACCAAAGTACAATCATTTGGGCAAGGAAGCAAGTTGGCAAAAAAAAATCATCGGCAAATTTTACCGGTTCTAGTGCTCTACTAATTCATTGGCTTCAAAATGCTAAAAGGGAAGGGCAAACCAAATTATGCTTATGATGGCTAAAGCCTACATTGTCAAGTCCCTCTTTCTGTAAAGAGCAAAGAATACAAATAATCAATGAAAACAAGGTAACTTCGTTTACTAGATTATTACATGCAAAATAAACACGAATATTTTATGATGCCCAGAAAAAGATAGGAAACCACCCAAGAATTGGAAAAGAACGGAGaataaaatgaagaaaaattcaagaataattattcataaataataataatagtaagaAAATTACTAATGGGCAGTGAAACTCTCCTAGAAGATAAGATATTCAAAACATAAGCCGCGCCCCACCTTAGAAAATGTGATTGAAATATCATCAATGCCAGATAGTGATCCAAACGCATCACCCTGGAAAAATAAATAATCGACAATTTAAAACTGCTAAACAATTCACCAACAACAAAATGCACATATATCAATGAAATAAGTGCTTGCAAAACCAACTGCAGAAAAAGAATAACTCTCCCTTAATATGTACAGGCGTACAAGTGTAAACATAAATTGAAGCAAGTAAGGATGAATTCTTTCATGCAACAAGTGAGATCCAGGAGGGATGCGTATATGACTCCTAAAGCATGCAATTTGCAATGATTGTTTGATCACATCATTAACCACTATACATTATAATAAAGCTTCGGATAACAAACCACAATGAAACTTTAAATTTCAGTTACCTAAACAGCAAAATGCATCTCGATTATCAGATTGATGAAAATCGCTTTCCTGTTTATGTTATATAGATAAGATATAAATggtaaaaacataaataaaaagagGAGAAACTCATAAATGACAACTACCATGTGGAATGGCTAACAAACGAAATTAATAATATCCAAGATCAAATAATGAGACAAAGTGAGACCTGAAATAACCACAGAACTAACGAACACAAGATAACATAAATTGGATGAAAGTGATGACCAACTCCTGGCGTAGAATATTTAACAATCCAAAAAAAGATTCACTTTTAATCGAAATTTTAGATGGAATTATTTAGCACCACATAAATTATTGATTTagcaacctcttctctctcaagcTGAAGCCCCTCTTCATTGAATCCAACTGCACCAAGATCATC is a window encoding:
- the LOC140815385 gene encoding protein PAT1 homolog produces the protein MDNYGDGGSIQESSNLQDLQPFAANPTGHAVFDASQYAFFGNNAVEEVELGGLEDDEDDLGAVGFNEEGLQLEREEGDAFGSLSGIDDISITFSKLNIAVSGPAGVVGDWGPRESSSAAEWAQEGDFSWFDRQALDTETGHGTENWSSQPYSSARVMESNSLLRTSSHPEPQQHPHQQQNQHNHFSSEPILIPKSAFTSYPPPGRLQQDSPNGQSIHANIMYQPGGLQIPISSSNILPFPNPHLQLNTSTHASQFGGNLPQMPHGRLQNQWMNQSSQFLGDRSGLPNNVLPQPLSNQNGLVPPQIMSHQRTLQTRMHHPFQPAFTQLSGLQPQLFNPHLSVSPPMMNNFEMIGSPDLRDQRAMPMMRSRQGMRYPPQGYDTSGQKVQSGWPRFKGKYMSTDEIENVLRLQLAATHSNDPYVDDYYHQACLARKSEDAKLRHHFCPTNLSDGPARARSSAEPHPFLQVDALGRVSFSSIRRPRPLLEVDSSNSSCVVGAESKFTEKPLEQEPMLAARVTIEDGICLLLDVDDIDRFLQFNQLRDGGVLLRQRRQVLLEGLASSLQLVDPLGKNGHTVDLAPKDDFVFLRLVSLPKGRKLLLRYLQVLLPGELTRVVCMAIFRHLRFLFGNVPTDPETFASTANLAIAVSSCVRGMELNSLAACLASVVCSVEHPPLRPTGSPSGDGATVLLKSVLDRATKLLTDPQAAGNCSIPNRSFWQASFDAFFSLLTNYCFNKYDSVVQSVIQGSPDTPDVGSDVAKAISREMPVELLRASLPHTNEQQRKLLLEFSQRSMPVLGSSSQV